The stretch of DNA GGCTGCTGCCGTGCCGCTTCCTCCAATCCCGCTGACGGGACCTTCGTTGCGGGTTCCGTTCCCGCTGCCGGAGTCAGCGAGGCCGCGGCGGAGGCAGTCCACCAGCAGCCGCGGGTCCACCTGGTGGTCTGCCGGGGTGTCCAGTGCGCAGGCGATGGCCGGGCTAAGCAGCGCTTCCCGTTTGCGGGCTTCGCGGACGGTGAGGGGTTCCACGGTGAGTCCGTTGGCCTGCTGCACGGCGCGCAGGTCCATCAGCGCACGGCGGTCGGCGGCGTCGGCGCCCACGGCGAGGGTCGGCGTCGTGATGTATCCCGGATCAGCACCTGATGCGACGCGGAGGCCGGCAACAAATGCGGGCCAGCGGGCCGAAGCGTCCAGCATCAGTTCGAGGAGGTCCTCCTCCTGGTAGTGCAGCTCGCTGACGGGGGCCAGCATTCCGGCGGCAGCCCAGCTGGCCCCGGAGCCCGGTGCGTCATCGATGAGCACCACGGAACGTCCCGAGCGTTTCGCCTCCCAGGCGATGCCGTGGCCGATGACTCCGCCGCCGATTACGGCGACATCGGCGCGGATGGCGCCGGCAGGCGCAGATAGCTGTTCCGCTGCGCCGGGCTTGGATGGTGCGCCCAAGTGTGTCTCCTTCCCTACGCCGGTACTAGCCGGATCAGGTCAAGCGGTCGGCTCTGACGCCCTCTCAGCCCGGCGCTTTGTGACAGCTGCCGCAGGCTCCCGCAGTACGAGGCAAGTGTAGAGGAACTAGGCTTGCCCCCATGAATGTGTCCCACACTCCTGCCGCCGCAACCGATGTCCTCAGCACTACCAAGATCAGCAATGGCCTCAGCACGGCGCGCCTGTACCTCTGCACGGATGCCCGGAAGGACCGCGGCGATTTCGGGCAGTTCGTGGATGCCGCGTTTGCCGGCGGAGTGGACATCATCCAGCTCCGGGACAAATCCATCGAGGCCGCCGAGGAGCTGGAGCTCCTGGCCGTCCTGAAGGAAACCGCGGAGCGGCATGGCAGGCTGTGGGCTGTCAACGACCGGGCGGACATCGCGGTGCTGTCCGGGGCACCGGTGTTCCACATTGGCCAGAAGGACCTGCCCCTGGCCGCCGCCCGCACCCTGCTCAACGGCAACGCGGCCATCGGCCTGTCAAGCCACGCTCCCGCGCAAGTGGACGCCGCCCTCGCCGCGGCCGCCGGTCCGGCGGGGCTGGACTACTTCTGCGTTGGCCCGGTGTGGGCAACCCCCACCAAGCCGGGACGGAGCGCCGTGGGGCTTGAGCTGGTGAAGTACGCTGCCGGGGCTGCGCGCGCGTCGGCGCAGGAAGGACAGGCCGACGGCGGTGTCCCCTGGTTTGCCATCGGCGGTATCGACCACGGCAACGTGGAGCAAGTGGTGGAAGCGGGCGCCCGGCGGATCGTGGTGGTCCGCGCCATCACGGAAGCCGACGATCCGGCAGCCGCCGCCGCTTCACTCCTTGCCGCCCTGGACGCCCCCGCTACCTGAGGCTCCTGACGCAGCGTTTCGCACTGGTCCGCTCCCGGCCAGGATGCCTGCATTATGGCGGGAATTCGAGTTAGGCTGATTTTCGTGTCACACCATCGGCTGGCTCCCAACGTCCACGAGCACAAAAACGCGCTCGAGGCGGCACTTGGTGCGCTGCGCGCCGAGCTGGAGCTGCCCGGCCCGTACCCGGACGAGGCCGTGGCGGACGCCAAAGCAGCCGTGGAAGCCCTGCAGCTTCCCGCCTACGACCTGACCGCCGTCGAGTTCGTCACTATCGATCCTGCGTCCTCCACCGACCTGGACCAGGCTTTGTTCATAGAGCCCGACGCCGACGGGTACCACGTGCTTTACGCCATCGCGGATGTGCCGGCGTTCGTGACGCCCGGCGGACCTTTGGACGCGGAAACACGCCGCCGCGGGCAGACGTTCTATGCCCCGGACGGACGGATCCCGCTGCATCCGGAAATCATCAGTGAGCAGGCCGGCAGCCTCCTTCCTGACCAGGACTGCTCTGCGTTCGTCTGGGATTTCCGGCTCGACGGTGCCGCCGAGGTCACGTCTGCCGCCGTCCGGCGGGCACGTATCCGCAGCCGGGCCAAGCTCAGCTACAAGGGCGCGCAGGCCCAACTCGACGCCGGGACCGCCCCGCCGGTGCTGCGGCTCCTCAAAGAGGTGGGGCTCAAGCGTGTGGAGCTGGAGCGGGCCCGCGGGGGCGCCAGCCTGAACATGCCCGATCAGGAGATCGTCCAGCTGCCCGACGGCGGCTACCGGATTGACGCCGCTCCCCAGCTTCCCGTGGAGGACTGGAACGCGCAGATCTCGTTGCTGACGGGAATGACGGCCGCCCGCCTCATGCTCACGGGTAAGGTGGGCATCCTGCGCACCATGCCGTCCCCGGACGAGCGCTCCCTGAACCATTTCCGGCTGCAGACCGAAGCCCTGGGCAAGCCCTGGGACGGCGAAGTCAACTACGGGGAATACCTGCGGAGCCTGGACCCCACCGATCCCCGCCAGCTGTCCATCATGCACTCCGCCGGCATGCTGTTCCGCGGCGCCGCCTACACAGCCTTTGACGGTTCCGTGCCGGAAGAGGCCGTCCAGTCTGCCATCGGTGCCGCCTACGCGCACACCACTGCTCCGTTGCGACGCCTGGTTGACCGCTTTGTCCTGGTCATCTGCGAGGCCTTGAGCAACGGCGGGAAGGTGCCGGGCTGGGCGCGGGAAGCGCTGCCAACCCTGCCGGAGATCATGGCCGGTTCGGACCAGCTGGCGTCGCGGATGGAGCGGATGGCCCTGGACACGGTGGAGGCTGCGCTGCTGGTCAACCACGTGGGCCAGGAGTTCGAAGCGATTGTGATTTCCGGGTCGAAGCCGCAAAAAGAAAACGGCAAAAACGGCAACGGCAACGGCAACGGGACCGGGAAGAACGGCAACGGCAACGGCGGTTCAGGGATCATCCAGATCAGGGACCCCGCCGTGACCGCCCGCTGTGCCGGTGAACTGGAGCCCGGAACCAAGGTCCGGGTGCGCCTTCTTTCGTCGGATATCGCAACACGCGAAGTCCATTTCGAGCTGGTGCAGTAGCGGCGGCAAAGTTCCCTGGAAGAGCCAAAGCCGGTATTTGGGCTCCCTGCGGCTAGACTGAAGGTGTAGAAATGGATGCCCGGTCGTTGATTTCCTTGATTTGAAACCAACAAGCCCGCCCCTACGCGATCTTGAGATTTACCCGTTGGTCACCAGTGCCAGCATTTAGATAGCCCGCGATCGGCTTCCACTGGAATTGCTTGTGCGCCCGAGCGTGCTCCGGAACCGCCTGACGGCAGGCCCGTTGAGCAGGCAGCGCCAATGCCCAAATGAATAAGGAAACTCCCCAGTGAGTGAATTGCATACCCACCAGCTTCTGACCGACGAGTCCGGCACCGAGACCATCGAGCCGGAAGAGACCATCATCTCGGACGAGAAGCCCCACGAGATTGCGGAAAAATCCTTCGCGGACTACAACGTGCGCGCCGACATCGTGGAATCCCTGGCCGACGCCGGAATCACCCACCCTTTCCCCATCCAGGCCATGACCCTGCCGGTGGCGCTGTCCGGCCATGACATCATCGGCCAGGCCAAGACCGGCACCGGCAAGACCCTTGGATTCGGCATCCCCGCCCTCCAGCGGGTAGTGGGCCAGGACGATCCCGGCTACGAAAAGCTCGCGGTCCCCGGCGCGCCGCAGGCCCTGGTCATCGTCCCCACCCGCGAACTCGCGGTGCAGGTGGCCAATGACCTGCAAACCGCCTCCCGCAAGCGGAACGCCCGCATCGCGACCATCTATGGCGGCCGCGCGTATGAGCCCCAGGTGGAAGCCCTGAAGAATGGCGTGGAGGTTGTGGTGGGCACCCCGGGCCGCCTCATCGACCTCTTCAAGCAGAAGCACCTGAGCCTGAAGAACGTCAAGATCGTCATCCTGGACGAAGCGGACGAGATGCTTGACCTGGGCTTCCTGCCGGACGTCGAAACCCTCATCGCCGCGACGCCGGCGGTGCGCCAGACCCTGCTGTTCTCCGCCACCATGCCCGGTCCCGTCATCGCCATGGCCCGCCGCTACATGACGCAGCCCACCCACATCCGCGCAGCGGATCCGGAGGATGAAGGCCTGACCAAGCGCGATATCCGCCAGCTGATCTACCGCGCCCACAGCATGGACAAGATCGAGGTGGTGGCCCGCATCCTCCAGGCCAGGGGCCGCGGACGCACCATCATCTTCACCAAGACCAAGCGCACCGCCGCCAAGGTGGCCGAGGAGCTGGTGGACCGCGGGTTCGCTGCCGCCGCCATCCATGGCGACCTGGGCCAGGGCGCCCGTGAGCAGGCTCTCCGGGCCTTCCGCAACAACAAGGTGGACGTCCTCGTGGCAACCGACGTCGCTGCCCGCGGCATCGACGTCGAGGACGTCACCCACGTCATCAACTACCAGTGCGTGGAAGACGAGAAGATCTACCTGCACCGCGTAGGCCGCACCGGCCGCGCCGGCAACAAGGGCACTGCCGTCACCTTCGTGGACTGGGACGACATGCCGCGCTGGGGCCTGATCAACAAGGCGTTGGGCCTGAGCGTGCCTGAACCCATTGAAACGTACTCGTCCTCGCCGCACCTCTACGAGGACCTGGACATCCCCGAGGGAACCAAGGGCCGTTTGCCGCGCGACAAGCGCACCCTTGCCGGGGTTGACGCCGAGGTCCTTGAAGACCTGGGCGAGACCGGCAAGAAAAACACCCGCAGCGGCCGCGACGGCGGACGTCCCCGTGAACGGGACAACCGCGAACGGGACAACCGTGGCCGCGAAGGCCGGGGCGGAAACCGCGAAGGCGGACGCACCGGGGGCGACACAAGCCGCTCCGGTGAGCGCCGCCGTCGTACGTCCGACGCAGCCGAAAACCCTGCCGCTGCCAGCGAAACCCCGGCAACGACCGACACGGAACAGCCCTCGCGTACACGGCGCCCCCGCACACGGACCCGCCGCCGCAACGGCGAGGTAGTGGCCGGCGAAAATACCGCGCAGCCTGGCAGCACCGAGGCCTAATACCCTTCATGACTGACACCGTCTGGGCGCCGGACGGCAGCAGCCTGGTGGTTCACGCGGACAACGCGGAGTTCCTCCCCTCGCTGCCGGACGGCGCCTTCACACTCATATACGTGGATCCGCCGTTTAATACCGGCCGGCCCCAGCAGCGCCAGCAGACCACCATGGTGGCCAACGCGGAGGGCACAGGGGACCGCTTCGGATTCAAAGGGCGCTCCTACGACACCATCAAGGGCGCACTGCACCGCTACGACGACGCTTTCAGCGACTACTGGTCCTTCCTTGAGCCGCGGCTCGTTGAGGCGTGGCGCCTGCTGGCCGAAGACGGAACGCTGTACCTGCACCTGGACTACCGCGAGGTGCACTATGCCAAGGTGATGCTGGATGCGATCTTCGGCCGCGAGTGCTTTTTGAACGAGATCATCTGGGCCTACGACTACGGGGCCCGGGCCAAGAACCGCTGGCCCACCAAGCACGACAACATCCTCGTGTACGTCAAAAACCCGGCGAAATACCACTTCGACAGCGCAGAGGTGGACCGGGAACCCTACATGGCGCCCGGGCTTGTCACCCCTGCCAAACGCGAACTGGGCAAGCTGCCCACGGACGTCTGGTGGCACACCATCGTCTCCCCCACGGGCAAGGAAAAAACCGGCTACCCAACGCAGAAGCCGGAGGGGCTGGTCCGCCGGGTCGTGGCAGCCTCCAGCCGGCCCGGCGACTGGTGCCTGGACTTCTTCGCCGGTTCAGGAACGCTGGGGGCCGTCTCCGCGAAGCTCGGCCGGAAGTTTGTGTGCGTGGACCAGAACCAGCCTGCGATCGACATTATGGCCAAGCGTTTGGGTGCGCACGCCGAGTTCACGTCCTTCCCGCCTAGCTAGGTACCGCCAAGTCTCGTTTTGAGGGTTCAAAACGCCTGGTTGGCGCTACCTGGTCGGGGGCGGGGTCAGGGGCGGACGACGGCGGTCCCGGTCCCGAGTTCCTCAATCCGGGCCAGGACCTCAGGGGCGGTCATGTTTTCGCCAAGCAGGTTTGGTTTGCCGGTCCCGTGATAGTCGGAGGACCCGGTGATCAGCAGGTCATGCTTGGCGGCGAGGCGGCGCAGGAACCCGCGGCCTTCCTCCGGGTTGTCGCGGTGGTTGATCTCCAGGCCGGCCAGCCCGGCGTCGATCATCTCCTGGTAGACCCGCTCGCCCACGATCCGGCCACGGGACGACGCCACCGGGTGGGCGAACACGGGGACGCCGCCGGCAGCGCGGACCAGTTCGACGGCGGTGGCCGGGTCCGGCGCGTAATGCTGGATGAAGTAGCGGGACCGCGAGGTGAGGATGGAGGCAAATGCCTCTGAGCGGTCCTCCACCACGCCGGCGGCCACGAGTGCGTCGGCGATGTGGGGGCGGCCCAGCGTGGCTCCGGGCGCCACATGGTGGATGACGTCGTCCCAAGTCAGTGGGTAGTCCTCCGCCAGCAGGCTGACCATTCGCTCGGCACGGGTGTGCCGGGCATCCTTGGCCTTGGTGATTTCCTCCAGCAGCCCCGCATGTTCGGGGTCATGCAGGTAGCTCAGGAGGTGGACGCTGATCCCCTGCTCGGTCCGGCAGGAAACCTCCATGCCGGGCACCAGGGCAACACCGTGCTCTACTGCAGCAGCGGCGGCCTCCGCCCAGCCCGCCGTGGAGTCATGGTCGGTCAGTGCCACCACGTCCAGCCCTGCACGCGCGGCGGATGCCATCACGTCGGCAGGTTTTTCCGTGCCGTCGGAAACGTTGGAGTGGGCATGCAGGTCAATCCTCACCTCCCCAGCCTAGTAGACAGCGCCTCACCTGTTCATGCAGGTATTCGCACAAGCCTTCATGCTGGTGAGACGATGGTGCCGTGAACGATGCCGATAACACCCCCGATTCTGCTTCCCAGCCCCTGGACGAGCGCGTCAACAACCGCTCCCAGCGGCCCAGTTCCGACGCCTTCAAGGCCTTTATGGCCAGCAACTGGGCGCCGTCCAGCCAGGAACTCCCGGCCCGCGACGCGGTGGCCACTTACGCCGCGACCCGGCGCAAGGCCATCTCCGACCAGTTCAAAGGCGAACGCCTGGTCATCCCGGCCGGACCCTTGAAAGTCCGCTCCAACGACTGCGATTACCGCTTCCGCCCCCACTCAGGCTTTGCCCACCTCACCGGTCTGGGCCTTGACCATGAGCCGGACGCCGTCCTGATCCTCGAGCCTGTTGGGGAAGGAAAGGGCGACGACGGCGCGAACCACCGTGCCACGCTGTACTTCCGCCCCCTGGCCGGGCGCGATACCGAACAGTTCTATGCCGATTCGCGATCCGGCGAGTTCTGGATCGGGGCGCGCCCCACGCTGGCCGAGTTCGAGGCCCGCCTGGGCCTGGCCACGGCCCACATCGACCAGCTCGAAGCTGCCATCACCAAGGATGTGGGTGCCCCCGAGATCGGCGGCATCTCCATCCGCCTGGTCCGCAAGGTGGACGAGAACATTGATGCCCTGGTGGACACTGCCCGGTACAACACCGCCAAGGACCCGGACAACCTGGACCTCGGCGTCCTCGATGCCCTGGATGAGAAGCTCAGCGAAGCCCTCTCCGAGCTGCGCCTGCTCAAGGACGGGTGGGAGATCGAGCAGATGGAGCTCGCCGTGGCCGCCACGGTGGAAGGTTTCGAAGAGGTAGTGAAGGCCCTCCCCCGGGCGCTCACGCATGCCCGTGGGGAACGGGTAGTGGAAGGGGCTTTCTTCGCCCGCGCCCGCGAGGTGGGCAACGAACTGGGCTATGACACCATCGCGGCCTCGGGCAACAACGCCACCGTCCTGCACTGGACCCGCAACACCGGCAGGATCAATGCCGGCGAGCTGCTGCTGGTGGACGCCGGGGTGGAAGCCGACTCGCTCTACACCGCCGACATCACGCGGACCCTGCCGGCCACCGGCGTGTTCAGCGACGTCCAGCGCAAGGTCTACGAGGCCGTCCTGGATGCTGCAGACGCCGGTTTCGCCGCGGCACAGCCCGGCACAAAATTCCGCGACATCCACACCGCTGCCACCACTGTGTTGGCCGAGCGGCTCGCTGAATGGGGACTGCTGCCCGTCAGCGTGGAGGAGGCCATCAGCCCGGAGGGGCAGCAGCACCGCCGGTGGATGCCGCACGGCACGAGCCACCATCTGGGCCTTGACGTCCACGATTGCGCCCAGGCCAAACGGGAGCTCTACCTGGACGGCGTCCTCACCGAGGGCATGGTGTTCACCATCGAACCGGGCCTGTACTTCAAGGAAGAGGACCTTGCGATCCCCGCTGAATACCGCGGCATCGGAGTACGGATCGAGGACGACATCCTGATGACCGCCGAAGGCCCGGTCAACCTGAGCGCTGCCCTGCCGCGCAAAGCCGACGACGTGGAGAACTGGATGGCCGGCATCTACCGCGAAGCGGACGGCACCCACTAGGAACTGCAGAAAACGAAAGCGGGGCCACCGGAAATCACCCGGTGGCCCCGCTTTTTTGTGCCGGGAGAACGGCTACTGCCGCGGATCGCCTGACTGGCGCCGTTCGTCGACCGGACGCTGTTCGTCGACCGGGCGCTGCTCGTCCGCGGGCCGCTGGTCCGCCGGCTCCCCGCCGTCGGCCGGGCCGGCAAGGTGCTGGCCGTGAAGCCGCTGGCCTTCCGGATACTGGGCGGCAGGCTGCTGCGGACCGGCCTGCGCATTCGCGTGAGGACCGCTTTCCGGAAGCCGGACGCCGTACTGTGGCCGGCCGTCGGGCAGGTCCGGGTAACGCACTGCCCGTGACGGCGCGGGGGAAGCCTGCTGCGGGCCGTCGTCGTGCGGCTGTTCTACCGGCGCACCATAGACCGGGCTCTCCTGCGCGGACTCAGCGGACGACTGGCCGTACGGATCGTTCCAGCCGGAGGGGCGGGCAGGCCCTTGGCCCGGCTGCTGGTAGGGCTGGTTGTGATAATCCCGCTGCGTGTAAGGACCGTTGCCGGCGGCAGCGTCCGAGCGCGTCATGGGCAGCTGCTGCAGGAGCCTGCGGGCCTCGTGCGCGGCCTCGGGCGCCACGATGACGTCATAGCTGGTGGCCACCACCTGGCTGGTGGAGGTGAAGTCGCGCTTTCCCCGCTGCATCGCGTAGGTGACGATGCCAAAGAGCATAAAGAACGCAGCACCCATCAGCACGGATGTCAGGATGGAGAAGTACCCCGGTGACGGTGCGAAGAAGGAGAGCATCACGCCCACGAACAGGCCGAACCACATGCCGCTCAACGCACCGGACAGGGCAACCCGGGGGTAGCTCAGGCGCCCCGTGACCCGCTCCACCATCTTCAGTTCGTTGCCCACGATGGACACCATCTGCACGGGGAACTGCTGGTCCGCGAGGTAGTCCACCGCCTTCTGGGCATCCAGGTAAGAGGTGTAGGAGCCGACGGTGTCGCCGGTGGGAACGGCCCTGGCTTCGTCCATGCCGTTGGGGCCGCCAGCCTTGGGAGCACCAAATATGTTTGCCATAGTCCCATTCTTGCCCATGAGCATGTGTGCCGCCTGTAAATTCAGCTAAAAGAGAGCAGACTCGGTAGCCTGTAGGAGTGAGCACAACACCTACCCGCGTCTTCGTGGCGCGCCTGCTGGGACTCGACGTCTTCGACCCGCTGGGCGACCGGCTGGGCCGGCTGCGCGATGTCGTTGTGCTCTCCCGCGGCACCCAGGGAGCCCCGCACGTGGTGGGCATCGTGGTGGAAGTCCCCGGGAAGAAGCGGGTCTTTGTGCCCATGACGCGGATTACCTCCATCGACCAGACGCAGGTCATCTGCACCGGCCTGGTCAATCTGCGCCGCTTTGAACAGCGCGGCGCCGAAACGCTGGTGGTGGCCGAGATGTTCGACCGGCGCGTCACCCTCCGGGACGGCAGCGGCGATGCCACCATCGAGGACATCGCCATGGACCAGAGCCGCTCCCACGACTGGTTCGTCAGCAAGCTTTTTGTCCGGCGGGGCCACTCGCTCTCGCCGCTGAGCCGGCTGCGCCGCAACGAAACCCTGATCATCGACTGGGCCGACGCCCTGCAGGGCCCCCGTACGGAGCCGCAGGCCGCCACCCAGTTCGTGGCAAACCATGAGGACCTCAAGCCTGCCGACTTCGCCGAAGCGCTCCAGGAGATGAGCGATAAACGCCGTTTCGAGGTGGCCAGCGAGCTCCAGGACGAACGGCTGGCCGACGTCCTGCAGGAGCTTCCGGAGGACGACCAGGTGGAGATCCTCTCCGCCCTGGACGTGCAGCGTGCCGCCGACGTGTTGGAGGAGATGGACCCCGACGACGCCGCCGACCTCCTGGGCGAACTCCCTTCCGCCCAGGCCGAAGAACTGCTCCAGCTGATGGAGCCCGAGGGTGCAGAGGACGTCCGGCGCCTCCTGGAATACGACGAGGACACCGCCGGCGGCCTGATGACGCCCGTGCCGGTGATCCTGCCGCCCGAGGCCACGGTTGCCGAGGCCCTTGCGCATGTGCGGCGCGAGGAACTTTCTCCCGCGCTTGCTTCCTCCATCTTTATTGCCCGGCCCCCGCTGGAGACGCCCACCGGCCGGTTCCTGGGCGTAGTCCACATCCAGCAGCTCCTCCGCTTCCCGCCCTTCGAGTCGCTCGGCAACCTCGTGGACAAAAACCTGGAGCCCCTGTCCGACCAGGCACACATCAGTGAAGTGGCACGGACCCTGGCCACCTACAACCTGAACTCCCTTCCGGTGGTCAACGACTCCGGCCGGCTTGTGGGGGCGGTGACCGTGGATGACGTTCTGGATCACCTGTTGCCCGATGACTGGCGCGCCCATGACGGTGAAGCCCCGATAAGAAGGCTCGGTGGCCGTATTGGCTGACATCAGTGCTCCAAAAGGCCCCGTACAGCGTCCCTCCCCCAAGACCGCCGGCAGCCTCGACACACCGCTGAGCGGCCGCCAGCGGATCCTCCCCAAGTTCTCCCCGGACCCGGACGCGTTTGGCCACGCCACTGAGGGGTTTGCCCGGTTCATGGGCACGCCGCAGTTCCTGGTCTACATGACGGTGTTCGTCGTC from Pseudarthrobacter siccitolerans encodes:
- the thiE gene encoding thiamine phosphate synthase yields the protein MNVSHTPAAATDVLSTTKISNGLSTARLYLCTDARKDRGDFGQFVDAAFAGGVDIIQLRDKSIEAAEELELLAVLKETAERHGRLWAVNDRADIAVLSGAPVFHIGQKDLPLAAARTLLNGNAAIGLSSHAPAQVDAALAAAAGPAGLDYFCVGPVWATPTKPGRSAVGLELVKYAAGAARASAQEGQADGGVPWFAIGGIDHGNVEQVVEAGARRIVVVRAITEADDPAAAAASLLAALDAPAT
- a CDS encoding RNB domain-containing ribonuclease is translated as MSHHRLAPNVHEHKNALEAALGALRAELELPGPYPDEAVADAKAAVEALQLPAYDLTAVEFVTIDPASSTDLDQALFIEPDADGYHVLYAIADVPAFVTPGGPLDAETRRRGQTFYAPDGRIPLHPEIISEQAGSLLPDQDCSAFVWDFRLDGAAEVTSAAVRRARIRSRAKLSYKGAQAQLDAGTAPPVLRLLKEVGLKRVELERARGGASLNMPDQEIVQLPDGGYRIDAAPQLPVEDWNAQISLLTGMTAARLMLTGKVGILRTMPSPDERSLNHFRLQTEALGKPWDGEVNYGEYLRSLDPTDPRQLSIMHSAGMLFRGAAYTAFDGSVPEEAVQSAIGAAYAHTTAPLRRLVDRFVLVICEALSNGGKVPGWAREALPTLPEIMAGSDQLASRMERMALDTVEAALLVNHVGQEFEAIVISGSKPQKENGKNGNGNGNGTGKNGNGNGGSGIIQIRDPAVTARCAGELEPGTKVRVRLLSSDIATREVHFELVQ
- a CDS encoding DEAD/DEAH box helicase, with translation MSELHTHQLLTDESGTETIEPEETIISDEKPHEIAEKSFADYNVRADIVESLADAGITHPFPIQAMTLPVALSGHDIIGQAKTGTGKTLGFGIPALQRVVGQDDPGYEKLAVPGAPQALVIVPTRELAVQVANDLQTASRKRNARIATIYGGRAYEPQVEALKNGVEVVVGTPGRLIDLFKQKHLSLKNVKIVILDEADEMLDLGFLPDVETLIAATPAVRQTLLFSATMPGPVIAMARRYMTQPTHIRAADPEDEGLTKRDIRQLIYRAHSMDKIEVVARILQARGRGRTIIFTKTKRTAAKVAEELVDRGFAAAAIHGDLGQGAREQALRAFRNNKVDVLVATDVAARGIDVEDVTHVINYQCVEDEKIYLHRVGRTGRAGNKGTAVTFVDWDDMPRWGLINKALGLSVPEPIETYSSSPHLYEDLDIPEGTKGRLPRDKRTLAGVDAEVLEDLGETGKKNTRSGRDGGRPRERDNRERDNRGREGRGGNREGGRTGGDTSRSGERRRRTSDAAENPAAASETPATTDTEQPSRTRRPRTRTRRRNGEVVAGENTAQPGSTEA
- a CDS encoding DNA-methyltransferase, translating into MTDTVWAPDGSSLVVHADNAEFLPSLPDGAFTLIYVDPPFNTGRPQQRQQTTMVANAEGTGDRFGFKGRSYDTIKGALHRYDDAFSDYWSFLEPRLVEAWRLLAEDGTLYLHLDYREVHYAKVMLDAIFGRECFLNEIIWAYDYGARAKNRWPTKHDNILVYVKNPAKYHFDSAEVDREPYMAPGLVTPAKRELGKLPTDVWWHTIVSPTGKEKTGYPTQKPEGLVRRVVAASSRPGDWCLDFFAGSGTLGAVSAKLGRKFVCVDQNQPAIDIMAKRLGAHAEFTSFPPS
- a CDS encoding PHP domain-containing protein, which gives rise to MRIDLHAHSNVSDGTEKPADVMASAARAGLDVVALTDHDSTAGWAEAAAAAVEHGVALVPGMEVSCRTEQGISVHLLSYLHDPEHAGLLEEITKAKDARHTRAERMVSLLAEDYPLTWDDVIHHVAPGATLGRPHIADALVAAGVVEDRSEAFASILTSRSRYFIQHYAPDPATAVELVRAAGGVPVFAHPVASSRGRIVGERVYQEMIDAGLAGLEINHRDNPEEGRGFLRRLAAKHDLLITGSSDYHGTGKPNLLGENMTAPEVLARIEELGTGTAVVRP
- a CDS encoding aminopeptidase P family protein, which translates into the protein MNDADNTPDSASQPLDERVNNRSQRPSSDAFKAFMASNWAPSSQELPARDAVATYAATRRKAISDQFKGERLVIPAGPLKVRSNDCDYRFRPHSGFAHLTGLGLDHEPDAVLILEPVGEGKGDDGANHRATLYFRPLAGRDTEQFYADSRSGEFWIGARPTLAEFEARLGLATAHIDQLEAAITKDVGAPEIGGISIRLVRKVDENIDALVDTARYNTAKDPDNLDLGVLDALDEKLSEALSELRLLKDGWEIEQMELAVAATVEGFEEVVKALPRALTHARGERVVEGAFFARAREVGNELGYDTIAASGNNATVLHWTRNTGRINAGELLLVDAGVEADSLYTADITRTLPATGVFSDVQRKVYEAVLDAADAGFAAAQPGTKFRDIHTAATTVLAERLAEWGLLPVSVEEAISPEGQQHRRWMPHGTSHHLGLDVHDCAQAKRELYLDGVLTEGMVFTIEPGLYFKEEDLAIPAEYRGIGVRIEDDILMTAEGPVNLSAALPRKADDVENWMAGIYREADGTH
- a CDS encoding general stress protein → MANIFGAPKAGGPNGMDEARAVPTGDTVGSYTSYLDAQKAVDYLADQQFPVQMVSIVGNELKMVERVTGRLSYPRVALSGALSGMWFGLFVGVMLSFFAPSPGYFSILTSVLMGAAFFMLFGIVTYAMQRGKRDFTSTSQVVATSYDVIVAPEAAHEARRLLQQLPMTRSDAAAGNGPYTQRDYHNQPYQQPGQGPARPSGWNDPYGQSSAESAQESPVYGAPVEQPHDDGPQQASPAPSRAVRYPDLPDGRPQYGVRLPESGPHANAQAGPQQPAAQYPEGQRLHGQHLAGPADGGEPADQRPADEQRPVDEQRPVDERRQSGDPRQ
- a CDS encoding magnesium transporter MgtE N-terminal domain-containing protein, coding for MSTTPTRVFVARLLGLDVFDPLGDRLGRLRDVVVLSRGTQGAPHVVGIVVEVPGKKRVFVPMTRITSIDQTQVICTGLVNLRRFEQRGAETLVVAEMFDRRVTLRDGSGDATIEDIAMDQSRSHDWFVSKLFVRRGHSLSPLSRLRRNETLIIDWADALQGPRTEPQAATQFVANHEDLKPADFAEALQEMSDKRRFEVASELQDERLADVLQELPEDDQVEILSALDVQRAADVLEEMDPDDAADLLGELPSAQAEELLQLMEPEGAEDVRRLLEYDEDTAGGLMTPVPVILPPEATVAEALAHVRREELSPALASSIFIARPPLETPTGRFLGVVHIQQLLRFPPFESLGNLVDKNLEPLSDQAHISEVARTLATYNLNSLPVVNDSGRLVGAVTVDDVLDHLLPDDWRAHDGEAPIRRLGGRIG